The Oxyura jamaicensis isolate SHBP4307 breed ruddy duck chromosome Z, BPBGC_Ojam_1.0, whole genome shotgun sequence genome window below encodes:
- the DNAJC21 gene encoding dnaJ homolog subfamily C member 21 isoform X1, protein MRCHYEVLGVRRDAAEEELKRAYRRLALRWHPDKNLENAEEAAEQFKLIQAAYDVLSDPQERAWYDNHREALLKGGVDGDYQDDSLDLLRYFTVSCYSGYGDDEKGFFTVYRQVFEQIAKEEMEYMTQEDIEEFPTFGYSQSDYDTVVHPFYGYWQSFCTQKNFAWKEEYDTRQASNRWEKRAMEKENKKTRDKAKKERNELVRQLVAFIRKRDKRVQAHRKLVEEQNAEKLRKAEEFRRQQKLKQAKLAEQYKEQSWITMSDLERELQEMEAQYEKEFGDGSDDEDELEEQETKEGTEDKLSDEAEEGEFADDLYCPACDKLFKTEKAMKNHEKSKKHREMVALLRQQLEEEEGKFPASLDDANGIETKEDEETEEMPKQKLSKKQKKKRKTMTTYEDSFDKSADEETAEQKEVPCVDKDSVSAEELVNDGQRCSVSEETSATEDSSQVNEAQSEVKSSAKPKVKKAKEAKKSAKASSEHPATNEVPIHCATCNCAFPSRNKLFEHLKLTGHAKATQTPAANGAVHTRSKKEKRKNR, encoded by the exons ATGCGGTGCCACTACGAGGTGCTGGGCGTCCGGCGCGACGCCGCCGAGGAAGAGCTGAAGCGGGCGTACCGGCGGCTGGCGCTCCGCTGGCACCCGG ATAAGAACCTAGAGAACGCCgaggaagcagcagaacagTTCAAGTTAATCCAGGCGGCGTATGATGTTCTCAGTGACCCTCAGGAGAGGGCCTG GTATGATAATCACAGGGAGGCCCTACTGAAAGGAGGGGTTGATGGAGACTATCAAGATGATAGTTTGGATCTGCTGCGCTACTTCACTGTCAGCTGTTATTCTGGATATGGAGATGATGAAAAG gGATTCTTTACAGTCTATCGACAAGTTTTTGAACAGATTGCAAAAGAAGAGATGGAATATATGACCCAGGAAGATATTGAAGAATTCCCTACATTTGGATATTCCCAAAGTGACTATGATACG gtAGTCCACCCTTTCTATGGATATTGGCAGAGTTTCTGTACTCAGAAAAACTTTGCATGGAAAGAAGAATATGACACACGACAAGCATCAAACCGCTGGGAGAAACGAGCtatggaaaaagagaacaagaaaactAGAGATAAAGCGAAGAAAGAGAGGAATGAACTGGTCCGTCAGCTGGTAGCCTTTATTCGTAAAAGGGATAAAAGAGTACAGGCTCATAGAAAACTTGTAGAAGAACAGAATGCAGAAAAACTTAGGAAAGCAGAGGAATTTCGGAGGCAGCAGAAGCTCAAACAAGCCAA GCTTGCTGAGCAGTataaagagcagagctggatAACTATGTCAGATCTGGAGAGAGAATTGCAAGAGATGGAGGCACAATATGAAAAGGAATTTGGAGATGGATCAGATGATGAAGATGAACTAGAAGAACAGGAGACAAAAGAAGGCACTGAAG ACAAACTGAGTGACGAGGCTGAAGAAGGTGAATTTGCTGATGATCTCTACTGCCCTGCTTGTGACAAATTGTTCAAAACCGAGAAAGc TATGAAGAACcatgaaaaatcaaagaaacatCGAGAGATGGTAGCATTGTTACGACAGCaactggaggaagaagaagggaaatTTCCTGCATCTTTGGATGATGCAAATGGAATAGAGACTAAAGAggatgaagaaacagaagagatgcCCAAACAAAa GCTCtccaagaagcagaagaagaaacGGAAAACGATGACG ACTTACGAGGACTCTTTTGATAAAAGCGCTGATGAGGAAACAGCTGAGCAAAAGGAGGTGCCATGTGTGGACAAGGACAGTGTTTCAGCAGAGGAGTTGGTTAATGATGGCCAAAGATGTTCTGTGTCAGAGGAAACAAGCGCTACAGAAGATAGCAGCCAAGTAAATGAAGCACAAAGTGAAGTGAAAAG CAGTGCTAAGCCTAAAGTTAAAAAAGCCAAGGAGGCAAAAAAGTCTGCCAAGGCATCTTCAGAGCACCCAGCAACG aATGAAGTTCCCATTCACTGTGCAACCTGCAACTGTGCATTTCCATCCCGAAATAAACTGTTTGAACATCTAAAATTGACAGGACATGCAAAAGCAACACAAACACCAGCTGCAAATGGAGCTGTACACACCAGAAGCAAAAAAGAGAAACGTAAAAACAGATAG
- the BRIX1 gene encoding ribosome biogenesis protein BRX1 homolog, with translation MAAAKRKGGAAAGARPKKRAKRSPGEPEAAADAKPGPQEYSIPAPVSQGKWKNKERVLIFSSRGINFRTRHLMQDLRTLMPHSKADTKMDRKDKLFVINEVCEMKNCNKCIFFEAKKKQDLYVWLSNTPQGPSAKFLVQNIHTLAELKMTGNCLRGSRPLLSFDPTFDKEPHYALLKELFIQIFSTPHYHPKSQPFVDHVFTFSITDNRIWFRNYQIIEEDASLVEIGPRFVLNLIKIFQGSFGGPTLYENPYYQSPNMHRRLIRLSMAAKFREKHQVKEVQKLKKKESKILIEEDPTEVVFETPAEEKPVEIQLVKPESKAIVKDKRKPRKIERKRQKKLFRTEA, from the exons ATGGCGGCGGCCAAGAGGAAGGGTGGCGCGGCGGCGGGTGCCCGGCCCAAGAAGCGAGCTAAGAGGAGCCCGGGCGAGCCTGAGGCGGCTGCCGACGCCAAGCCGGGCCCGCAGGAGTACAGCATCCCGGCCCCGGTGTCTCAG ggCAAATGGAAGAACAAGGAACGGGTGCTTATTTTCTCCTCTCGTGGAATTAATTTCAGAACAAGGCACCTAATGCAAGACTTAAGAACACTGATGCCTCACTCTAAAGCAG ATACTAAAATGGACCGCAAAGACAAGTTGTTTGTAATTAATGAG GTGtgtgaaatgaaaaactgcaatAAGTGCATCTTCTTTGAAGCCAAGAAGAAACAAGATCTCTATGTGTG GCTTTCAAATACACCACAGGGACCATCAGCTAAATTCTTAGTGCAGAACA TTCACACACTGGCTGAACTGAAGATGACAGGAAACTGCTTGAGAGGCTCACGGCCCCTTTTGTCTTTTGATCCA acaTTTGACAAGGAGCCACACTATGCTCTGCTAAAAGAATTGTTTATTCAG ATATTTAGCACGCCACATTATCACCCGAAAAGCCAGCCTTTTGTAGATCATGTTTTTACATTCTCCATTACAGACAACAGGATTTGGTTTCGGAATTATCAG ATAATAGAAGAAGATGCATCTCTAGTAGAAATTGGGCCTCGTTTTGTCCTGAACCTCATAAAAATCTTCCAGGGTAGCTTTGGAGGACCAACTTTATATGAAAATCCCTATTATCAGTCCCCGAATATG catcgACGGTTGATTAGGTTGTCAATGGCTGCTAAATTTAGAGAGAAACATCAAGTGAAGGAAGTACAAAAGCTTAAGAAGAAGGAGAGTAAGATCCTTATTGAAGAAGATCCCACTGAAGTGGTCTTTGAAACTCCAGCTGAAGAAAAGCCAGTGGAAATACAGCTTGTGAAACCAGAGTCAAAGGCAATTGTAAAAGATAAGAGGAAGCCACGCAAAATTGAGAGGAAGAggcaaaaaaagcttttcagaactGAAGCATAA
- the DNAJC21 gene encoding dnaJ homolog subfamily C member 21 isoform X2, which translates to MRCHYEVLGVRRDAAEEELKRAYRRLALRWHPDKNLENAEEAAEQFKLIQAAYDVLSDPQERAWYDNHREALLKGGVDGDYQDDSLDLLRYFTVSCYSGYGDDEKGFFTVYRQVFEQIAKEEMEYMTQEDIEEFPTFGYSQSDYDTVVHPFYGYWQSFCTQKNFAWKEEYDTRQASNRWEKRAMEKENKKTRDKAKKERNELVRQLVAFIRKRDKRVQAHRKLVEEQNAEKLRKAEEFRRQQKLKQAKLAEQYKEQSWITMSDLERELQEMEAQYEKEFGDGSDDEDELEEQETKEGTEDKLSDEAEEGEFADDLYCPACDKLFKTEKAMKNHEKSKKHREMVALLRQQLEEEEGKFPASLDDANGIETKEDEETEEMPKQKLSKKQKKKRKTMTTYEDSFDKSADEETAEQKEVPCVDKDSVSAEELVNDGQRCSVSEETSATEDSSQVNEAQSEVKSAKPKVKKAKEAKKSAKASSEHPATNEVPIHCATCNCAFPSRNKLFEHLKLTGHAKATQTPAANGAVHTRSKKEKRKNR; encoded by the exons ATGCGGTGCCACTACGAGGTGCTGGGCGTCCGGCGCGACGCCGCCGAGGAAGAGCTGAAGCGGGCGTACCGGCGGCTGGCGCTCCGCTGGCACCCGG ATAAGAACCTAGAGAACGCCgaggaagcagcagaacagTTCAAGTTAATCCAGGCGGCGTATGATGTTCTCAGTGACCCTCAGGAGAGGGCCTG GTATGATAATCACAGGGAGGCCCTACTGAAAGGAGGGGTTGATGGAGACTATCAAGATGATAGTTTGGATCTGCTGCGCTACTTCACTGTCAGCTGTTATTCTGGATATGGAGATGATGAAAAG gGATTCTTTACAGTCTATCGACAAGTTTTTGAACAGATTGCAAAAGAAGAGATGGAATATATGACCCAGGAAGATATTGAAGAATTCCCTACATTTGGATATTCCCAAAGTGACTATGATACG gtAGTCCACCCTTTCTATGGATATTGGCAGAGTTTCTGTACTCAGAAAAACTTTGCATGGAAAGAAGAATATGACACACGACAAGCATCAAACCGCTGGGAGAAACGAGCtatggaaaaagagaacaagaaaactAGAGATAAAGCGAAGAAAGAGAGGAATGAACTGGTCCGTCAGCTGGTAGCCTTTATTCGTAAAAGGGATAAAAGAGTACAGGCTCATAGAAAACTTGTAGAAGAACAGAATGCAGAAAAACTTAGGAAAGCAGAGGAATTTCGGAGGCAGCAGAAGCTCAAACAAGCCAA GCTTGCTGAGCAGTataaagagcagagctggatAACTATGTCAGATCTGGAGAGAGAATTGCAAGAGATGGAGGCACAATATGAAAAGGAATTTGGAGATGGATCAGATGATGAAGATGAACTAGAAGAACAGGAGACAAAAGAAGGCACTGAAG ACAAACTGAGTGACGAGGCTGAAGAAGGTGAATTTGCTGATGATCTCTACTGCCCTGCTTGTGACAAATTGTTCAAAACCGAGAAAGc TATGAAGAACcatgaaaaatcaaagaaacatCGAGAGATGGTAGCATTGTTACGACAGCaactggaggaagaagaagggaaatTTCCTGCATCTTTGGATGATGCAAATGGAATAGAGACTAAAGAggatgaagaaacagaagagatgcCCAAACAAAa GCTCtccaagaagcagaagaagaaacGGAAAACGATGACG ACTTACGAGGACTCTTTTGATAAAAGCGCTGATGAGGAAACAGCTGAGCAAAAGGAGGTGCCATGTGTGGACAAGGACAGTGTTTCAGCAGAGGAGTTGGTTAATGATGGCCAAAGATGTTCTGTGTCAGAGGAAACAAGCGCTACAGAAGATAGCAGCCAAGTAAATGAAGCACAAAGTGAAGTGAAAAG TGCTAAGCCTAAAGTTAAAAAAGCCAAGGAGGCAAAAAAGTCTGCCAAGGCATCTTCAGAGCACCCAGCAACG aATGAAGTTCCCATTCACTGTGCAACCTGCAACTGTGCATTTCCATCCCGAAATAAACTGTTTGAACATCTAAAATTGACAGGACATGCAAAAGCAACACAAACACCAGCTGCAAATGGAGCTGTACACACCAGAAGCAAAAAAGAGAAACGTAAAAACAGATAG
- the RAD1 gene encoding cell cycle checkpoint protein RAD1, whose amino-acid sequence MPLSTQPLGSGEPYVLTASLDNARNLSSLLRAVQFQDHATCFATANGLRVTVEDAKCIQANAFIQAEIFQEFSVQEESVTFRINLAVLLDCLTIFGASSTPGTPTALKMCYRGYGYPLMLFLEEGGVVTVCRINTQEPEDLLDFDFCSTNVVNKIILQSEGLREAFAELDMTSEVLQITMSPDKPYFRLSTFGNAGSAHLDYPKDSDLVEAFHCNQTQTNRYKISLIKPSTKALALSCKVSIRTDNRGFLSLQYMIRNEDGQICFVEYYCCPDEEIAEAEL is encoded by the exons ATGCCGCTCTCCACGCAGCCGCTGGGCAGCGGGGAGCCGTACGTGCTGACGGCCAGCTTGGACAATGCCCGCAACCTGTCCAGCCTCCTGAGGGCCGTGCAGTTCCAGGACCACGCCACCTGCTTCGCCACGGCCAACGGGCTGCGGGTGACGGTGGAGGATGCCAAATGCATCCAGGCCAACGCCTTCATCCAG GCAGAAATTTTTCAGGAATTTTCTGTTCAGGAGGAATCGGTGACATTCCGGATCAATTTGGCTGTTCTTCTGGACTGCTTGACTATTTTTGGTGCCAGTTCTACGCCAG gaACACCAACAGCTCTCAAGATGTGTTATCGTGGCTATGGCTATCCCTTGATGCTGTTCTTAGAAGAAGGAGGAGTAGTGACAGTGTGCAGAATTAACACTCAAGAACCTGAGGACTTGTTAGATTTTGATTTCTGCAGTACCAATGTTGTCAATAAAATTATCCTGCAGTCAGAAGGACTACGAGAAGCATTTGCTGAACTAGATATGACCAGTGAAGTGCTGCAGATCACCATGTCTCCAGATAAACCATATTTCAG GTTATCCACTTTTGGAAACGCAGGAAGTGCACATCTGGACTATCCCAAGGACTCCGATTTGGTGGAAGCATTCCACTGCAACCAAACCCAGACAAACAG GTACAAGATTTCTTTGATTAAACCATCTACAAAGGCACTGGCTTTATCTTGTAAAGTCTCCATTCGAACAGATAATCGAGGATTTCTTTCACTGCAGTATATGATTAGGAATGAAGATGGACAGATCTGTTTTGTGGAATACTACTGTTGCCCTGATGAAGAGATTGCCGAAGCAGAGCTGTAG